From the genome of Frateuria soli:
GCCGTGGTGGTGCGTACCGCCAAGGGCGTGCGCCGCCCCGATGGCTCGCTGATCCGTTTCGACGGCAATGCAGCGGTGCTCCTCAACAACAAGCTCGAGCCGATCGGCACCCGCATCTTCGGGCCGGTCACGCGTGAGCTGCGCGGCGAGAAGTTCATGAAGATCGTCTCCCTCGCGCCCGAAGTGCTTTGAGCGGAGAAAAGAACCATGAACCGTATCCGCAAGGGTGACCAGGTCCTCGTGATCGCCGGCAAGAACAAGGGCCAGCGCGGCGACGTGCTGCGCGTTGACGGCGACCGCGTGTTCGTCTCCAACGTGAACATCGTCAAGCGCCACACCAAGCCGAATCCGCAAGCCAACCAGGCCGGCGGCATCGTCGAGCGCGAGGCCTCGATCCACATCTCCAATGTGCAGCCGTTCAACCCCGCCACGGGCAAGGGCGAGCGCGTCGGTGCCAAGTCGCTCGAGGATGGGCGCAAGGTCCGCGTGTTCCGCTCCAATGGCGAACAGCTGGACGTGTAAGGAACAAATGTCATGACGCGCCTTGAAAGCTTTTACAAAGAACAGGTCGTTCCGAAGCTCACCGAGCGCTTCGGCTACGAAAACGTGATGCAGGTTCCGCGCATCACCAAGATCACCCTGAACATGGGTGTGGGTGAGGCCGCCGGCAACAAGAAGATCCTCGAGAACGCCGTGGCGGACATGACCAAGATCGCTGGTCAGAAGCCGATCACGACCAAGGCGCGCGTGTCCGTGGCCTCGTTCAAGATCCGCGACGGCTGGCCGATCGGCTGCAAGGTCACCCTGCGCCGCGCGAACATGTGGGAATTCCTGGACCGCCTGATCAACATCTCGCTGCCGCGTACCCGCGACTTCCGCGGCGTGTCCGGTCGCGCCTTCGATGGCCGTGGCAACTACAACTTCGGCATCAAGGAACAGATCATCTTCCCGGAAATCGACTTCGACGCGATCGACGCGATGCGTGGCATGGACATCTCCATCACCACCACCGCCAAGACCGACGAAGAGGCCAAGGCGCTGCTGGAAGCCTTCAGCTTCCCCTTCCGCAATTAAGCGCGCTGCAACTGATAGAGCGAGAGAAACGCAATGGCAAAGACCTCGATGGTCAACCGCGACATCAAGCGGACCAAGCTCGTCAAGAAGTACGCCGCCAAGCGCGCCGAACTGAAGGCGATCGTGCTGAACCCGAACGCCTCGTACGACGAGAAGATGGACGCGCAGACCAAGCTGCAGAAGCTGCCGCGCGACGCCAGCCCGGTGCGCCAGCGCAACCGCTGCGAGCTGTCCGGTCGGCCGCGCGGCGTGTACCGCAAGTTCGGCCTGGGCCGCAACAAGCTGCGCGAAGCGACCATGCGCGGCGACGTGCCGGGCCTGCGCAAGGCCAGCTGGTAAGACCGATGGACGGGCGCCTCGCGCCCGTCCGCATCCCAGGCAGGCCACCTTGGCCTGCCGGTGCTTTTTCAGCATGGATGTTCGCTTGACCGGAAAAAGCTGCTATAGTCGTCCGTCTGTGTAAAGCAGACTGGCGGTGAAAGGCCGCCTCACAATCTAGAAGATTTCCGGTTACTCGGATATCGGTGCACTCTGAAGGATGTTTTCATGAGCATGACTGATCCCATCGCCGATCTGTTTACGCGCATCCGCAATGCCCAGCTCACGGGCAAGCCGGCCGTAAGCATGCCGTCGTCGAAGCTGAAGTTGGCGATCGCCAACCTCCTCAAGAACGAGGGCTACATCCTCGACGCCAAGTCTTCCGACCAGGAAGGCAAGCCGGTGCTCGAGATCAAGCTCAAGTATTTCGAAGGCCGCCCGGCCATCGAGAACATTTCCCGTGTGTCCCGCTCCGGCCTTCGCGTCTATCGCGGCAAGGACGAGCTGCCGAAGGTGCTCGGCGGCATGGGTATCTCGATCATCTCGACTTCCGCCGGTCTGATGACCGATGCGCAGGCCCGCGCCAAGGGCCTGGGCGGCGAAGTCATCGGCCAAGTGGCGTAAGGAGTTCCCATGTCCCGCGTTGCCAAGAAACCGATCAACCTGCCCAAGGGCGTGGAACTGAAGTCCGACGCCAACGGCATCTCCGTCAAGGGCCCCAGGGGCACGCTGTCGGTGCATGCCCTGCCGGGCGTTTCCGTGGCCGTGAATGACGGCGTCGCCAGCATCGCCCTCGCCGATGGCGCCGACGACAAGTTCGGCGGCACCGCGCGTGCGCTGCTGGCCAACATGGTCAAGGGCGTGTCCGAGGGTTACGAGCGCAAGCTGGAGCTGGTCGGCGTGGGTTACCGCGCATCGATGGCCGGCAAGGCGCTGAACCTGAGCCTGGGCTTCTCGCACCCGGTCGTGTTCAACGCGCCGGAAGGTATCACGCTCGAGACCCCGACGCAGACCGAGATCCTGGTCAAGGGTTCGGACAAGCAGCGCGTCGGCGAGGTTGCCGCCAAGATCCGCGGGTTCCGTCCGCCGGAGCCCTACAAGGGCAAGGGCGTGCGCTATGCCGGCGAGAAGATCACCCTGAAGGAAGCCAAGAAGGCCTGAGTACGCTTTCCCCGCGTGTGGAAGCGGCCATCCCTGGCCGCGCTTCTCACAAGAGCACTGCGTAACTACCGCCGATCCGCTTTCGAGGAACAGACAGATGAACAAGAACGAATCCCGCCTTCGCCGCGCCAAGTCCACGCGCGCTCACATCCGCAAGCTTGCGGTGGCCCGCCTGTCGGTGCACCGCACGGGCCAGCATCTTTACGCCCAGGTGTTCGACGCTTCCGGCGACAAGGTCGTGGCGGCCGCATCCACCGTGCAGAAGTCGGTGGCCGAAGGGCTGAAGGGCACCAAGAACCTGGCCGCTGCCGTGGCGGTGGGCAAGGCGGTGGCCGAGCGTGCGCTCGCCGCGGGCGTCGATACGGTCGCCTTCGACCGTTCGGGTTTCCGCTACCACGGTCGCATCAAGGCCCTGGCCGATGCGGCGCGCGAGGCTGGCCTGAAGTTCTAAGGAACCGGGGGCGCCTGCCGCCGGTCCTTGCAAGACACACAACAACAAGCGGCCAAGCCGCAAGCAAAAGTCCCGGATGGTCCGGGCACACGGAATAGAGATATGTCCTCCAACGATCGCGAAAATTCGGACGGCCTGCTCGAGAAGCTGATTGCCGTCAACCGCGTGGCCAAGACCGTGAAGGGTGGCCGCCAGATGAGCTTCACCGCGCTGACCGTGGTCGGCGACGGCGAGGGCAAGGTCGGCTTCGGTTATGGCAAGGCGCGTGAAGTGCCGGTCGCCATCTCCAAGGCGATGGACCGCGCTCGCCGCAACATGGTGAGCATCGACCTGAACAACGGCACCCTGTGGTATGCCATCAAGGCCAACCATGGCGCTGCCCGCGTGTTCATGCAGCCGGCGGCCGAAGGTACCGGCGTGATCGCCGGCGGCGCCATGCGTGCCGTGCTGGAAGTGGTCGGCGTCAAGAACGTGCTGGCCAAGGCGGTCGGTTCGCGCAACCCGATCAACCTGGTGCGCGCGACCATCAAGGGCCTGCAGGCGATCGCCTCGCCCAAGCGCATCGCCGCCAAGCGTGGCAAGACCGTGGAAGAGGTGATGGGCAATGGCTAAGAACAACGACACCGCAGCCACCGTGCGCGTGCGCCTGGTCAAGGGCCTGCGCGGCGTGCAGGGGCGTCACCGCCTCAGCGTCAAGGCGCTGGGCCTGAACAAGCTCAACGATGTCCGTGAACTGAAGGACAGCCCGCAGGTGCGTGGCCTGATCAACACGGTCTACTACCTGGTCCGGGTCGAGGAGTAATCATCATGCGTCTCAACGACATCAAGCCGGCTGCCGGTGCGCGCAAGACGCGCCTGCGCGTCGGTCGCGGTATCGGTTCGGGCCTGGGCAAGACTGCCGGCCGCGGCCACAAGGGTCAGCACGCCCGCGCCGGCGGCACCCACAAGTTCGGCTTCGAGGGCGGCCAGATGCCGCTGCAGCGTCGCCTTCCCAAGGTCGGCTTCCGTTCCAAGAAGAAGGCCGAGAGCCAGGAAGTGTTCCTGTACCAGCTGGCCAACCTGAACGCGGACGTGATCGATCCGATCGCGCTGCACCAGGCCGGCCTGGTGGACAGCAAGGCGAAGAAGATCAAGGTCGTCGCCAAGGGCGAGATCGGCCGTGCGGTCAAGCTCTCCGGCGTGCTTGCCACGGCCGGTGCCAAGGCGGCCATCGAGGCTGCCGGCGGCAGCGTGGAGTAAGGCGGTGGCGCAAGCCCAGGGCAATGCGCTCGGCGCACTCGGCAAGCTGACGGAACTCCGCCAGCGCATCTTCTTCGTGATCGGTGCGTTGGTCGTGTTCCGCCTCGGCTCGTTCATCCCGGTGCCGGGGGTCAACCCGGAAGCCATGACACGGCTGATCCAGGGCGGCGGCGGCCTGCTGAACATGTTCAACATGTTCAGTGGTGGCTCGCTGGAACGCTTCTCGGTGTTCGCGCTCGGCGTGGTGCCTTACATCTCCGCCTCGATCGTGGTGCAGATGATGGGTTCGGTGGTTCCGAGCCTGCAGGCGCTGCGCAAGGAAGGCGAAGCCGGTCGGCGCACGATGACGATGTACACCCGCTTCGGCACGGTGGGCCTGTCCGCCTTCCAGGCGTTCGGCATCGCCGCGGCGCTGCAGACGCAGACGGCCGCGGGCGGCGCACCGGTGGTCTATACCCCGGGCCTCGGCTTCATCCTCTCCTCGGTGGTCGGGTTGACGGCCGGCTCCATGTTCCTGATGTGGCTGGGTGAACAGATCACCGAGCGCGGCATCGGCAACGGCATCTCGCTGCTGATCTTCGCCGGCATCGTGGCGGGTCTTCCGGGAGCGGTCTCCAGCACGCTCGGCATGGCCAGCAACGGCGAGCTGTCGGTGTTGCGGCTGATCATGGTGGTCGGGCTGGTGCTGGCGGTCACGGCGTTCGTGGTGTTCATGGAGCGCGCCCAGCGGCGGATCACCGTGAACTACGCGCGGCGATCCGGCGGCCAGCGCGCCTACATGAACCAGACTTCGCACCTGCCGCTGAAGATCAACATGTCGGGCGTGATCCCGCCAATCTTCGCTTCGAGTCTGCTGATGTTCCCGGCGACTGCGGTGAGCTGGTTCGGCGCGGGCAACCAGTCGCGCTGGCTGCAGAGCCTGACCCAGGCGGTCGCTCCGGGCCAGCCGCTGTACGAAATCATCTATGCGGTGCTGGTGATCGTTTTCGCCTTCTTCTACACGGCGATCGTCTTCAACTCGCAGGAAACGGCCGACAATCTGAAGCGGTCGGGCGCACTGATCCCGGGCATCCGTCCGGGTCGGGCCACCGGTGAGTACATCGACGGCGTGATGACCCGGCTGACGGGCGTGGGCGCGATCTACTTGGTGCTGGTGTGCCTGGTGCCCACGTTCATGCAGAACTACTGGCACGTCCCGTTCTATTTCGGCGGCACCTCGCTGCTGATCATCGTGGTGGTGGTCATGGACTTCACCGCCCAGGTGCAGGCGCATCTGGTCAGCCACCAGTACGAAAGTCTGCTCAAGAAGGCCAACCTCCGTCGCAACTAGTGGCTGCTGGGGCGAACAGGGTTGGTCACGTTGGGAAGCAGGCGGCAAGCGCCGCGGGGCTTTCCTGTTAGGGTAATTCAGGTTAAAATTGCGCGTTTACCGCGCAAGAAACGCATCGGAGAAAGTACATCATGGCGCGCATCGCGGGTGTCAATTTGCCGGTCCAGAAGCATGTCTGGGTTGGCCTGCAGAGCATCTACGGCATCGGCCGCAGCCGGGCCAAGAAGGTCTGTGCGGATGCCGGGGTGGTTCCGACCACGCCGATCAAGTCCCTCAGCGAGGGCGAGGTGGAGAAACTCCGCCACGAAATCGGCAAGTACGTCGTCGAAGGCGACCTCCGCCGCGAGGTGGGTATCGCCATCAAGCGCCTGATGGACCTGGGTTGCTATCGCGGCCTGCGCCACCGTCGTGGCCTGCCGGTGCGCGGTCAGCGCACGCGTACCAATGCACGCACCCGCAAGGGCCCGCGTCGCGCGATCAAGAAGTAACGGACACCAATTATGGCCAAGCCTGTCAAGACCAAGAAGAAGATCAAGCGCGTTGTCACGGATGCCGTGGCCCACGTGCAGGCCTCCTTCAACAACACCATCGTCACCATCACCGACCGCCAGGGCAACGCGCTGTCGTGGGCGACTGCCGGCGGCGCGGGTTTCCGCGGTTCGCGCAAGTCCACCCCGTTCGCTGCCCAGGTCGCTGCCGAGAAGGCTGGCCGCGCGGCCGGCGACTACGGCGTGAAGACCGTGGAAGTGCGTATCAAGGGCCCGGGCCCGGGCCGCGAGTCGGCCGTGCGTTCGCTGAACGCGCTCGGCTACAAGGTCCTGAACATCATCGACGTCACGCCGATTCCGCATAACGGCTGCCGTCCCCCCAAGAAGCGTCGAGTCTAAGGAGTTACCCATGGCCCGTTATCGTGGAGCTACCTGCAAGCTCGCCCGCCGCGAGGGTGCGGATCTCAGCCTGAAGAGCCCGGCCCGTGCGCTGGACTCCAAGTGCAAGCTGGAGAACAAGCCCGGCCAGCATGGCGCCAACAAGCGCATGCGCATGTCCGACTACGCCGTCCAGCTGCGCGAGAAGCAGAAGGTCAAGCGCATCTACGGCGTGCTCGAGCGCCAGTTCAGCAATTACTACACCAAGGCGTCGACCCTCAAGGGCAACACCGGCGAGAACCTGCTGCGCCTGCTCGAGAGCCGCCTGGACAACGTCGTCTACCGCATGGGCTTCGCGGTCACCCGCGCCCAGGCCCGCCAGCTGGTCGCCCACAAGGCGGTGCTGGTCAACGGCAAGAAGGTCAACATCCCGTCGTATCAGGTCAAGCCGGGTGACGAAGTCGCGCTGACCGAACGCGCGCGCAGCCAGCTGCGCGTGCAGGAAGCGGCGACCGTGTTCGACACCATGGACCTGCGTCCGATCTGGCTCGAAGTGGACTCCAAGAAGTTCACCGGCACCTTCAAGGCGGTGCCTGACCGCGGCGACCTGCCGTCGGATATCAACGAAGCCCTGATCGTCGAGCTGTATTCGAAGTAATTACCGGAGCCCTGCATGGCAGTTTCGTCAACTAGTGTGCTGCGGCCCCGCGGCCTCAGCGTCGAGCAGCTCGGAGCCAACCGCGCCAAGGTGGTGGTGGAGCCGCTCGAGCGTGGCTTCGGCCACACCCTGGGCAACGCGCTGCGCCGCGTGCTGCTCTCGTCGATCCCGGGCAGCGCCATCATCGAAGTCGAGATCGATGGCGTCCTGCACG
Proteins encoded in this window:
- the rplN gene encoding 50S ribosomal protein L14 yields the protein MIQMQSTLSAADNSGAKELMCIKVLGGSHRRYAAIGDVIKVTVKDAIPRGKVKKGEVYNAVVVRTAKGVRRPDGSLIRFDGNAAVLLNNKLEPIGTRIFGPVTRELRGEKFMKIVSLAPEVL
- the rplX gene encoding 50S ribosomal protein L24 → MNRIRKGDQVLVIAGKNKGQRGDVLRVDGDRVFVSNVNIVKRHTKPNPQANQAGGIVEREASIHISNVQPFNPATGKGERVGAKSLEDGRKVRVFRSNGEQLDV
- the rplE gene encoding 50S ribosomal protein L5, with amino-acid sequence MTRLESFYKEQVVPKLTERFGYENVMQVPRITKITLNMGVGEAAGNKKILENAVADMTKIAGQKPITTKARVSVASFKIRDGWPIGCKVTLRRANMWEFLDRLINISLPRTRDFRGVSGRAFDGRGNYNFGIKEQIIFPEIDFDAIDAMRGMDISITTTAKTDEEAKALLEAFSFPFRN
- the rpsN gene encoding 30S ribosomal protein S14, whose translation is MAKTSMVNRDIKRTKLVKKYAAKRAELKAIVLNPNASYDEKMDAQTKLQKLPRDASPVRQRNRCELSGRPRGVYRKFGLGRNKLREATMRGDVPGLRKASW
- the rpsH gene encoding 30S ribosomal protein S8 → MSMTDPIADLFTRIRNAQLTGKPAVSMPSSKLKLAIANLLKNEGYILDAKSSDQEGKPVLEIKLKYFEGRPAIENISRVSRSGLRVYRGKDELPKVLGGMGISIISTSAGLMTDAQARAKGLGGEVIGQVA
- the rplF gene encoding 50S ribosomal protein L6, translated to MSRVAKKPINLPKGVELKSDANGISVKGPRGTLSVHALPGVSVAVNDGVASIALADGADDKFGGTARALLANMVKGVSEGYERKLELVGVGYRASMAGKALNLSLGFSHPVVFNAPEGITLETPTQTEILVKGSDKQRVGEVAAKIRGFRPPEPYKGKGVRYAGEKITLKEAKKA
- the rplR gene encoding 50S ribosomal protein L18, whose product is MNKNESRLRRAKSTRAHIRKLAVARLSVHRTGQHLYAQVFDASGDKVVAAASTVQKSVAEGLKGTKNLAAAVAVGKAVAERALAAGVDTVAFDRSGFRYHGRIKALADAAREAGLKF
- the rpsE gene encoding 30S ribosomal protein S5, with amino-acid sequence MSSNDRENSDGLLEKLIAVNRVAKTVKGGRQMSFTALTVVGDGEGKVGFGYGKAREVPVAISKAMDRARRNMVSIDLNNGTLWYAIKANHGAARVFMQPAAEGTGVIAGGAMRAVLEVVGVKNVLAKAVGSRNPINLVRATIKGLQAIASPKRIAAKRGKTVEEVMGNG
- the rpmD gene encoding 50S ribosomal protein L30, which gives rise to MAKNNDTAATVRVRLVKGLRGVQGRHRLSVKALGLNKLNDVRELKDSPQVRGLINTVYYLVRVEE
- the rplO gene encoding 50S ribosomal protein L15; amino-acid sequence: MIMRLNDIKPAAGARKTRLRVGRGIGSGLGKTAGRGHKGQHARAGGTHKFGFEGGQMPLQRRLPKVGFRSKKKAESQEVFLYQLANLNADVIDPIALHQAGLVDSKAKKIKVVAKGEIGRAVKLSGVLATAGAKAAIEAAGGSVE
- the secY gene encoding preprotein translocase subunit SecY, which codes for MAQAQGNALGALGKLTELRQRIFFVIGALVVFRLGSFIPVPGVNPEAMTRLIQGGGGLLNMFNMFSGGSLERFSVFALGVVPYISASIVVQMMGSVVPSLQALRKEGEAGRRTMTMYTRFGTVGLSAFQAFGIAAALQTQTAAGGAPVVYTPGLGFILSSVVGLTAGSMFLMWLGEQITERGIGNGISLLIFAGIVAGLPGAVSSTLGMASNGELSVLRLIMVVGLVLAVTAFVVFMERAQRRITVNYARRSGGQRAYMNQTSHLPLKINMSGVIPPIFASSLLMFPATAVSWFGAGNQSRWLQSLTQAVAPGQPLYEIIYAVLVIVFAFFYTAIVFNSQETADNLKRSGALIPGIRPGRATGEYIDGVMTRLTGVGAIYLVLVCLVPTFMQNYWHVPFYFGGTSLLIIVVVVMDFTAQVQAHLVSHQYESLLKKANLRRN
- the rpsM gene encoding 30S ribosomal protein S13 produces the protein MARIAGVNLPVQKHVWVGLQSIYGIGRSRAKKVCADAGVVPTTPIKSLSEGEVEKLRHEIGKYVVEGDLRREVGIAIKRLMDLGCYRGLRHRRGLPVRGQRTRTNARTRKGPRRAIKK
- the rpsK gene encoding 30S ribosomal protein S11: MAKPVKTKKKIKRVVTDAVAHVQASFNNTIVTITDRQGNALSWATAGGAGFRGSRKSTPFAAQVAAEKAGRAAGDYGVKTVEVRIKGPGPGRESAVRSLNALGYKVLNIIDVTPIPHNGCRPPKKRRV
- the rpsD gene encoding 30S ribosomal protein S4, with protein sequence MARYRGATCKLARREGADLSLKSPARALDSKCKLENKPGQHGANKRMRMSDYAVQLREKQKVKRIYGVLERQFSNYYTKASTLKGNTGENLLRLLESRLDNVVYRMGFAVTRAQARQLVAHKAVLVNGKKVNIPSYQVKPGDEVALTERARSQLRVQEAATVFDTMDLRPIWLEVDSKKFTGTFKAVPDRGDLPSDINEALIVELYSK